In the genome of Candoia aspera isolate rCanAsp1 chromosome 1, rCanAsp1.hap2, whole genome shotgun sequence, one region contains:
- the MPV17 gene encoding protein Mpv17 isoform X2, translating into MATFWRAYQRLMVQHPWKVQIITAGTLVGAGDVISQQVVERRGLSGHSGRRTLKMMTIGFCLVGPVVGGWYQVLDRLVPGRTRVAALQKMLLDQIGFAPCFLACFLTVAGTVNGLSLEKNWSKLKEDYTDALITNYYTCCGPVCCHYLEFLSFLESQSTIIWHGKT; encoded by the exons ATGGCAACCTTTTGGAGAGCCTACCAGAGATTGATGGTCCAGCACCCCTGGAAGGTGCAAATCATCACAGCTG GGACCCTTGTGGGTGCTGGAGACGTGATTTCACAGCAGGTGGTTGAAAGAAGAGGGCTCTCTGGGCACAGTGGCCGGCGGACCCTAAAAATGATGACCATTGGTTTTTGCCTTGTG GGCCCAGTCGTTGGAGGCTGGTACCAGGTCCTGGATCGTCTGGTGCCAGGCAGAACCAGAGTGGCTGCACTCCAGAAGATGCTGCTGGATCAG ATTGGATTTGCACCCTGCTTCCTTGCCTGCTTTCTGACTGTGGCAGGAACAGTCAATGGCTTATCCTTGGAAAAGAACTGGAGCAAGCTCAAGGAG GACTACACTGATGCCCTGATCACCAACTATTAT ACTTGCTGTGGTCCAGTGTGTTGCCATTATCTGGAATTCTTATCTTTCCTGGAAAGCCAATCAACTATAATCTGGCATGGGAAGACATGA
- the MPV17 gene encoding protein Mpv17 isoform X1, with the protein MATFWRAYQRLMVQHPWKVQIITAGTLVGAGDVISQQVVERRGLSGHSGRRTLKMMTIGFCLVGPVVGGWYQVLDRLVPGRTRVAALQKMLLDQIGFAPCFLACFLTVAGTVNGLSLEKNWSKLKEDYTDALITNYYIWPAVQVANFYFIPLNYRLAVVQCVAIIWNSYLSWKANQL; encoded by the exons ATGGCAACCTTTTGGAGAGCCTACCAGAGATTGATGGTCCAGCACCCCTGGAAGGTGCAAATCATCACAGCTG GGACCCTTGTGGGTGCTGGAGACGTGATTTCACAGCAGGTGGTTGAAAGAAGAGGGCTCTCTGGGCACAGTGGCCGGCGGACCCTAAAAATGATGACCATTGGTTTTTGCCTTGTG GGCCCAGTCGTTGGAGGCTGGTACCAGGTCCTGGATCGTCTGGTGCCAGGCAGAACCAGAGTGGCTGCACTCCAGAAGATGCTGCTGGATCAG ATTGGATTTGCACCCTGCTTCCTTGCCTGCTTTCTGACTGTGGCAGGAACAGTCAATGGCTTATCCTTGGAAAAGAACTGGAGCAAGCTCAAGGAG GACTACACTGATGCCCTGATCACCAACTATTAT ATTTGGCCAGCGGTGCAGGTTGCTAACTTCTACTTCATCCCCTTGAACTACAG ACTTGCTGTGGTCCAGTGTGTTGCCATTATCTGGAATTCTTATCTTTCCTGGAAAGCCAATCAACTATAA
- the MPV17 gene encoding protein Mpv17 isoform X3, which yields MATFWRAYQRLMVQHPWKVQIITAGTLVGAGDVISQQVVERRGLSGHSGRRTLKMMTIGFCLVGPVVGGWYQVLDRLVPGRTRVAALQKMLLDQIGFAPCFLACFLTVAGTVNGLSLEKNWSKLKEDYTDALITNYYVSGLSDSLGWT from the exons ATGGCAACCTTTTGGAGAGCCTACCAGAGATTGATGGTCCAGCACCCCTGGAAGGTGCAAATCATCACAGCTG GGACCCTTGTGGGTGCTGGAGACGTGATTTCACAGCAGGTGGTTGAAAGAAGAGGGCTCTCTGGGCACAGTGGCCGGCGGACCCTAAAAATGATGACCATTGGTTTTTGCCTTGTG GGCCCAGTCGTTGGAGGCTGGTACCAGGTCCTGGATCGTCTGGTGCCAGGCAGAACCAGAGTGGCTGCACTCCAGAAGATGCTGCTGGATCAG ATTGGATTTGCACCCTGCTTCCTTGCCTGCTTTCTGACTGTGGCAGGAACAGTCAATGGCTTATCCTTGGAAAAGAACTGGAGCAAGCTCAAGGAG GACTACACTGATGCCCTGATCACCAACTATTATGTGAGTGGCCTTTCTGATTCTCTTGGTTGGACTTGA